The following coding sequences are from one Microbulbifer sp. TB1203 window:
- a CDS encoding class I SAM-dependent methyltransferase translates to MKPTAAEIEAGQAVYTKRALSAYDLIVLGISNRYIWRCPTHLIESHYNNNVTSNHLDVGVGTGYFLDRCRFPADGPRIALMDMNANTLEFASKRIERYRPETYQQNILEEISQPIEPFDSVGINYLFHCLPGAIEEKAVALDYLKKLMNPGATVFGSTILQEGVDRGWLAKRLMDFYNKKGIFSNSEDSLAGLKTALSDRFDNVVIEVTGCVALFSGNAR, encoded by the coding sequence GTGAAACCTACAGCAGCGGAAATTGAAGCCGGTCAGGCTGTTTACACAAAGCGCGCACTCTCGGCCTATGACCTGATCGTGTTGGGAATATCCAATCGCTATATCTGGAGATGCCCGACGCACCTGATCGAGTCGCACTACAACAACAATGTAACCTCCAATCACCTGGATGTGGGAGTGGGTACCGGCTATTTCCTCGACCGTTGCCGGTTTCCGGCGGACGGCCCCAGGATTGCACTGATGGATATGAATGCCAACACACTGGAATTTGCATCAAAGCGGATAGAGCGGTATCGCCCTGAGACCTACCAGCAAAATATTCTGGAAGAAATTTCACAGCCCATAGAACCCTTTGATTCCGTGGGTATAAATTACCTTTTCCACTGCCTTCCCGGCGCAATCGAAGAGAAGGCGGTTGCATTGGATTATCTCAAAAAGTTGATGAATCCTGGAGCAACTGTATTTGGGTCGACCATTCTTCAGGAGGGGGTGGACAGAGGCTGGCTGGCTAAGAGGCTGATGGATTTCTACAACAAAAAAGGTATCTTCTCCAATTCGGAGGATAGCCTGGCGGGCCTGAAAACGGCTCTGTCCGATCGCTTTGACAATGTC